A genomic window from Paenibacillus sp. FSL K6-0276 includes:
- the rpsF gene encoding 30S ribosomal protein S6 encodes MRKYEVMYIIRPDIEQEAVQAAVDKFQGIISNGGEITKHEVQGKRRLAYEIKKFRDGVYVLVNFNAEPAVVTELERLMKISDEVIRYLITNDVA; translated from the coding sequence ATGCGCAAATATGAAGTGATGTACATTATTCGTCCTGACATTGAACAAGAAGCCGTTCAAGCAGCAGTCGATAAATTCCAAGGCATCATCTCCAATGGCGGGGAAATTACAAAGCACGAAGTGCAAGGTAAACGCCGTCTTGCGTATGAGATCAAGAAATTCCGTGATGGCGTTTATGTTTTGGTTAACTTCAATGCAGAACCTGCAGTAGTTACTGAATTAGAACGTCTTATGAAGATTTCTGACGAAGTTATTCGTTATCTCATTACGAACGACGTTGCTTAA
- the opp4A gene encoding oligopeptide ABC transporter substrate-binding protein, translating to MNNKKMCRLLLTLLVMATLLSACSRSTSSSNSLSFRHNLKDNKPQAGGVVTYGYSSPFTGLFEPAFYEGEDDFRVLEFITEPMFTLNDDLSIIPSIASWQESDDHKIFTFKIKPGVRWHNGDELTVEDWKFAIETIASPDYTGSHYYSVEMIQGAEAYHKGEAKTISGLKVIDPYTLKITVTAARVNTIDNLWPYPMNKKYYTGVAVKDMPQSDQMRKSPIGIGPFVVEYIQPGERVEMKRFDQYYKGKALLDGVLYKVFDDKEVTKRFEQGEIDIETAPRDAYDDLNKLGNVNILQTAELGYEYIGFKFGHWDTKTETIVMDNPKFEDKRLRQAMYYALDREGIIKAYSYGLAEPVETPISSTSWAKIPDAEINTYPYNPVKAKELLDEAGFLDLDGDGLREDSKGQKLVINFDSMLGSQTSELRTEAILGNWRDVGLDVQLNGGALKEVHTFYDAVESDDPSIELFYGVWGLASDPDPTGLWRENDLWNYPRWSSERNEELIREGVSMKAYDREYRKEIYYEWQKLVNEEVPMIFLAERKTIIPVNKRLQGVRVNSISTIIDPYKWWIKEQSEK from the coding sequence ATGAATAATAAGAAGATGTGCAGGTTGTTATTAACGCTGCTCGTGATGGCGACCCTATTGTCAGCATGTAGTAGATCAACTTCCAGCAGTAATTCATTATCTTTTCGCCATAATTTGAAAGACAATAAGCCACAGGCTGGTGGAGTAGTTACTTACGGATACTCCTCACCGTTTACAGGCTTGTTTGAACCTGCTTTTTATGAAGGTGAAGATGATTTTCGTGTGCTGGAGTTTATTACTGAGCCTATGTTTACGTTAAATGATGATTTATCGATAATTCCTAGTATCGCCTCTTGGCAGGAATCTGACGATCATAAAATATTTACCTTTAAAATCAAACCGGGAGTCCGTTGGCATAACGGTGATGAATTAACGGTGGAGGATTGGAAATTTGCGATTGAAACTATCGCTAGTCCAGATTATACGGGCTCGCATTATTATAGTGTTGAAATGATTCAAGGGGCAGAAGCCTATCATAAGGGAGAAGCAAAGACCATATCAGGCCTGAAGGTCATAGATCCTTATACTTTAAAAATAACAGTAACTGCTGCACGGGTAAATACAATCGATAATCTGTGGCCCTATCCGATGAATAAAAAATATTATACTGGTGTCGCCGTTAAAGATATGCCTCAGAGTGATCAGATGCGAAAATCCCCTATTGGTATTGGCCCTTTTGTGGTTGAATATATTCAGCCTGGCGAGAGGGTAGAAATGAAACGCTTTGACCAATACTATAAGGGCAAAGCGTTATTGGATGGCGTACTGTATAAGGTATTTGACGACAAAGAAGTGACCAAACGCTTTGAACAAGGAGAAATTGATATAGAGACAGCCCCTCGGGATGCTTATGATGATCTAAATAAACTGGGGAATGTAAACATTCTGCAAACAGCTGAGCTTGGCTATGAATATATAGGTTTCAAATTCGGGCATTGGGATACGAAAACCGAGACAATCGTAATGGATAACCCTAAATTTGAAGACAAAAGATTACGCCAAGCTATGTACTATGCTTTAGATCGTGAAGGTATCATTAAAGCATATTCCTATGGTCTAGCTGAGCCTGTAGAGACCCCAATATCTAGTACAAGCTGGGCGAAGATCCCTGACGCTGAGATTAATACTTATCCATATAATCCTGTTAAGGCCAAGGAGTTGCTGGATGAGGCTGGATTTCTGGATCTTGACGGTGATGGATTACGGGAAGATTCAAAGGGACAAAAACTGGTTATTAATTTTGATTCTATGCTGGGTAGTCAAACGTCAGAGCTACGTACGGAGGCTATTCTAGGGAATTGGCGTGATGTTGGACTCGATGTACAGCTAAACGGGGGAGCATTAAAGGAAGTCCACACCTTCTACGACGCTGTGGAATCTGACGATCCGTCCATCGAACTATTCTATGGAGTATGGGGACTAGCGAGTGACCCCGATCCAACGGGTCTGTGGAGAGAAAATGATCTATGGAACTATCCACGTTGGTCCTCAGAGCGAAACGAAGAGTTGATTCGTGAAGGAGTAAGTATGAAGGCATACGATAGGGAATATCGTAAAGAAATATATTATGAGTGGCAGAAGCTGGTCAATGAAGAGGTACCTATGATCTTTTTGGCTGAGCGGAAAACCATTATTCCAGTAAATAAGCGTCTACAAGGCGTTCGTGTGAATTCTATAAGTACGATTATCGACCCTTATAAGTGGTGGATTAAGGAACAAAGTGAAAAATAA
- a CDS encoding DNA mismatch repair protein MutS, translating to MNLQSLNTLEYEIIKAELGRHAVSYVGKKAVEELTPMNNLSTIQRAMEETSEAKELLERGSSVPIPSLEGIEWIMSLMGTGYLYSEQDFTAVATFLKSCSQLRKYMASKEQSAPRIAAYASSLLELNHVRETIDRCIRFGAIDDGASKGLERVRKRIGVAKERLHKKIDGIMSRHQSILQENIYSQRGGRYVIPVKREYHKQIKGSVLDQSTSGQTVFIEPDEIAALQIELDLLLGEEAREEAVILSMLTSLVEQEQTALRLNIEVTGTYDFIFAKAKFARTLGATAVTLNARGFLRMNGGRHPMLKGMIPISLEIGKGYKSLIITGPNTGGKTVVLKTLGLLTIMAQSGLLIPVEEGSEFTVFTDVISVIGDGQSLAQSLSTFSAQMKSIEGMLRDASKGVLLLIDELAAGTDPGEGIALSIAILEELNRKGANIIVTTHFNELKAFAAATTGFQNARMEFDKETLQPLYRLTIGEAGESYALQIAKKLGIQDDVIKRSWQIVEAQQERLQKGSGEAWGSLFNKDVEKGNATLTAKEHENVEIDATESIRNKEKLAQFEIGDAVVVTSLGRIGIVYEKRDNLGMVGVMIQKQKMKINHKRLKPYLSKEELYPEEYDFDIIFESKDTRKKRKLMQRKHVEGLRITHRDEE from the coding sequence GTGAATTTACAAAGTCTGAACACACTGGAATACGAGATCATTAAAGCCGAACTTGGGCGTCACGCAGTATCTTATGTGGGAAAGAAGGCTGTAGAAGAGCTTACGCCTATGAACAATTTGTCGACGATTCAAAGAGCAATGGAGGAAACCTCTGAAGCTAAAGAACTGCTAGAACGAGGATCAAGTGTACCTATTCCTTCATTAGAGGGTATTGAATGGATCATGTCGTTAATGGGGACTGGATATTTGTACAGTGAGCAAGATTTCACTGCGGTTGCTACATTCCTTAAGAGCTGTAGTCAATTGCGCAAATATATGGCCTCTAAAGAACAAAGTGCTCCACGGATTGCTGCCTATGCTTCCTCACTACTGGAATTAAATCATGTGAGGGAGACTATTGATCGTTGTATTCGTTTTGGTGCGATTGATGATGGGGCTAGCAAGGGGCTAGAGCGAGTTCGTAAAAGGATAGGGGTGGCTAAAGAACGTCTTCATAAAAAAATTGACGGGATCATGTCACGTCATCAGTCGATTCTACAAGAGAATATTTATAGTCAGCGAGGTGGGCGTTACGTTATCCCCGTAAAACGGGAATATCATAAGCAAATAAAGGGATCGGTGCTGGATCAATCCACAAGTGGACAGACGGTGTTTATCGAACCAGATGAGATCGCTGCCCTCCAGATTGAGCTTGATTTGCTATTAGGAGAAGAGGCGCGAGAAGAAGCTGTAATCCTCAGCATGCTGACCAGCTTGGTAGAACAGGAACAGACCGCGCTGCGCCTTAATATCGAAGTTACGGGCACGTATGATTTTATTTTTGCTAAAGCTAAATTTGCACGAACGCTGGGAGCAACTGCTGTTACTCTGAATGCGAGGGGCTTTCTAAGGATGAACGGAGGCAGGCATCCTATGCTGAAGGGCATGATTCCGATAAGTCTGGAGATTGGTAAGGGCTATAAATCCCTCATCATTACAGGCCCGAATACGGGCGGTAAAACTGTGGTTCTCAAAACGCTTGGGCTGCTGACGATCATGGCTCAATCTGGGCTGTTGATTCCGGTCGAGGAGGGTAGCGAGTTTACTGTTTTTACGGATGTGATCAGTGTAATCGGTGACGGGCAAAGTCTGGCACAATCACTGAGTACTTTCTCAGCGCAAATGAAGAGTATAGAGGGGATGCTGAGAGATGCGTCTAAGGGGGTGCTGCTGCTCATTGACGAGCTGGCGGCAGGTACAGATCCCGGGGAGGGCATTGCGCTCTCTATCGCGATTCTGGAAGAGCTGAACCGTAAAGGGGCGAATATTATTGTTACAACACATTTTAATGAGCTAAAAGCTTTTGCAGCTGCGACAACTGGCTTTCAAAACGCACGAATGGAGTTCGATAAAGAGACTCTGCAGCCGTTATACCGCCTGACTATCGGAGAAGCGGGGGAAAGTTATGCACTGCAAATCGCTAAGAAGCTAGGTATCCAGGATGACGTTATAAAGCGATCGTGGCAAATTGTTGAGGCGCAGCAGGAAAGGTTGCAGAAAGGTAGCGGCGAGGCATGGGGGAGCCTTTTTAATAAAGATGTAGAGAAAGGGAATGCTACACTTACAGCAAAGGAACATGAGAATGTAGAAATCGATGCTACTGAATCCATCCGCAACAAGGAGAAGCTGGCCCAATTTGAAATTGGAGATGCAGTCGTTGTAACTTCACTGGGACGAATAGGAATCGTGTATGAGAAGAGAGATAACTTAGGAATGGTCGGAGTAATGATCCAGAAGCAAAAAATGAAAATTAACCATAAGCGTTTGAAGCCTTACCTTTCAAAAGAAGAGCTATATCCGGAGGAATATGACTTTGATATTATTTTTGAGAGTAAGGATACTCGTAAAAAGCGAAAACTGATGCAGCGTAAACATGTTGAGGGTCTGAGGATCACGCATAGGGATGAAGAATAA
- the rpsR gene encoding 30S ribosomal protein S18: MAFKPREGADNDKRPARRGGRNKRKKVCFFTVNKITHIDYKDTELLKKFISERGKILPRRVTGTSAKYQRALTIAVKRSRQIALLPYTTE, encoded by the coding sequence ATGGCTTTTAAACCAAGAGAAGGCGCCGACAACGACAAAAGACCGGCACGTCGTGGTGGACGCAACAAGCGTAAAAAAGTTTGCTTTTTCACTGTGAACAAGATTACTCACATTGATTATAAAGATACCGAACTTCTTAAGAAGTTCATCAGCGAACGTGGAAAGATTTTGCCACGTCGTGTAACAGGTACTAGTGCAAAATACCAACGCGCTCTTACCATTGCTGTAAAACGCTCGCGTCAAATCGCGTTGCTTCCTTACACAACGGAATAG
- the ssb gene encoding single-stranded DNA-binding protein produces MLNRIILIGRLTRDPELRYTPAGVAVTQFTLAVDRNFTGQNGEREADFIPVVTWRQLAETCANYLRKGRLAAVEGRIQVRNYENNEGKRVYVTEVIADNVRFLESSQSREGGNTSSGASSMPEEPAYGGGGNAGRGNNNNNFSRNNNTQDPFSGDGKPIDISDDDLPF; encoded by the coding sequence TTGTTGAACCGTATCATTTTGATCGGACGGTTGACCCGTGACCCGGAACTTCGTTATACTCCCGCTGGTGTTGCCGTAACGCAATTTACGCTAGCCGTAGATCGTAACTTTACGGGCCAGAACGGTGAACGTGAGGCAGACTTCATCCCGGTTGTTACCTGGAGACAGCTAGCAGAAACCTGTGCCAATTACTTGCGCAAAGGTCGTCTGGCAGCAGTGGAAGGACGCATCCAAGTGCGGAATTATGAGAATAACGAAGGCAAACGTGTATACGTAACTGAAGTTATTGCTGATAATGTTCGTTTCCTGGAATCTTCACAGAGCCGTGAAGGTGGAAATACCTCAAGTGGTGCAAGTAGTATGCCTGAAGAGCCAGCATATGGTGGCGGTGGTAACGCTGGACGCGGAAATAACAACAATAATTTCTCGCGTAACAACAATACTCAAGATCCTTTTTCGGGCGATGGTAAACCGATTGATATATCGGATGATGATTTGCCATTTTAA